A single window of Leptospiraceae bacterium DNA harbors:
- a CDS encoding Ig-like domain-containing protein, producing the protein MKNLAKKILQVLTMFTIVSIFGCNPAVGGKNKNNISNLIPIALTGGNSSSYAEPNDSGATLSTYNNSDTQIVAPGGSTVNANCSPEEGKPAKLCLVSSDNVDRYKNLEIIFSAGMNKKSVKAAFSLVSLDSGPIPSPGGNDLDDADISDKGGRFTWLSGRRLLFDPYKELKPNETYALTITTEATGAAGTPISSEYKTTFKTEHDFQITNLVNGFTLGGNNDITFNKSASLQLFSAFTNPQGAFINIAKITLFRLGNSTGHEICSSSCSGLVTAFNLNTSPIPPIEGGNTYYYQIQTKDNKTYKRFFSFNWGNVLVAVDNPATPAVDESILSNAATGVLDEGIMMKLLGQVVERFVKTDFKVKDGATNKTFNEFMGQPTSSTKRTSHCINYGTFSFIRTYGDSGTANGDGYCGGSGENPGAFVGTYNGILTLWNDSYFDMDVYISDASIPGLTGGVQSVEAAMSATATDNLQIALKGRKAYITLNVVARNRTGIALLIGAGSRFHFQTTVELNKSPNPTSLRTAITNNNISVNNGSLDLAIKPFTRGNQNDPNFSMMEWDSNLAVGNMDLISSTSWAAELLAIITEMIANGLVPQVRPKIVHSMLQDVVEKVAPNVLNAVVGSLQNPGISLNLPSYLPAPLANFPLKVKMKLQNDTQVRVNGANKGLVSSVDLGIAYGGSDPALGYRAQSREQGIVYFKPIGALDNTYPFSQISANPGMLLSLHPDSVTQAAYSIWRARGIDLNMDETFIDTINQYAGTSDLFKLTKTLLAASPIISILAPGRSTLIGLSGTQTRLPPIGDKDPITFAIEPIHAPVMKLIPPTGTGIPKVRANLTDLQLTIVGKRTTSTEFPCTTGPISGRDTGTSCFYTISTVRVSIDAVASFGFKTFSNPTANPSFNNLNAIFVEIDPNTNFYYTLDVREGNSVNPYGLDPEAIRSVVDPLVKSLVVPLVNNILKEIPLPAKLDFPALVDKNAGTSGGTACKMNVQTTAINLTTTPAPSTEQYILNRVQPLGAFATNPGSLLECP; encoded by the coding sequence ATGAAAAATTTAGCGAAAAAGATACTTCAGGTGCTTACTATGTTCACTATCGTAAGCATTTTCGGATGTAACCCAGCAGTGGGCGGCAAAAATAAAAATAACATCTCCAATCTCATTCCGATTGCCTTAACAGGCGGAAATTCATCTAGCTATGCAGAGCCCAATGACAGCGGCGCAACTCTTTCTACTTACAATAATTCTGATACACAAATAGTAGCACCGGGCGGCTCAACGGTTAATGCCAATTGCTCTCCAGAAGAAGGAAAGCCTGCTAAGCTCTGTCTAGTTTCTTCTGATAACGTAGACAGATACAAGAATTTAGAAATCATCTTTAGCGCAGGCATGAATAAAAAATCTGTCAAAGCAGCGTTTTCTCTCGTTAGCCTCGACTCAGGACCTATCCCTTCTCCGGGTGGAAATGATTTAGACGATGCGGATATTTCTGATAAAGGGGGACGTTTTACTTGGCTTAGTGGTAGACGACTTTTATTCGACCCATACAAAGAGCTTAAGCCTAACGAAACGTATGCGCTCACGATTACAACGGAGGCAACAGGAGCGGCAGGCACTCCGATTTCATCTGAATACAAGACTACATTTAAAACAGAGCACGATTTTCAAATTACAAACTTGGTTAATGGATTCACACTCGGAGGGAATAATGATATTACCTTCAATAAATCTGCATCGCTTCAATTATTCAGTGCATTTACAAACCCACAGGGAGCATTCATCAATATTGCTAAGATCACACTATTTCGTCTTGGCAATAGCACTGGTCACGAAATTTGTAGTTCCAGTTGTTCTGGTTTAGTTACAGCATTTAATCTCAACACTTCTCCTATTCCACCAATCGAAGGCGGAAATACTTATTATTATCAAATTCAAACCAAAGACAATAAAACCTATAAACGATTTTTTAGTTTCAATTGGGGCAACGTATTAGTTGCCGTTGATAACCCAGCTACACCGGCAGTTGATGAAAGCATTCTTTCCAATGCGGCTACTGGCGTGTTAGACGAAGGAATCATGATGAAACTTCTTGGTCAAGTCGTAGAGCGATTTGTTAAGACAGACTTCAAAGTGAAAGACGGAGCTACAAACAAAACCTTCAATGAATTTATGGGACAACCAACCAGCAGCACAAAGCGAACAAGCCATTGTATCAATTATGGAACTTTTAGTTTTATTAGAACTTATGGTGACTCAGGAACAGCGAACGGAGATGGATATTGTGGAGGATCGGGCGAAAATCCGGGAGCCTTTGTTGGAACTTATAACGGTATTTTAACACTCTGGAATGATTCTTACTTTGACATGGACGTATATATTTCCGATGCAAGCATACCTGGATTGACCGGAGGAGTGCAAAGCGTTGAAGCAGCTATGAGTGCAACAGCAACGGATAACTTACAGATTGCGCTCAAAGGAAGAAAAGCGTATATTACATTGAACGTCGTTGCTAGAAATAGAACAGGCATTGCACTTTTAATTGGAGCAGGCAGCAGATTTCATTTTCAAACAACTGTGGAGTTAAATAAATCTCCTAATCCTACTTCGCTTAGAACAGCCATTACAAATAATAATATTTCTGTAAACAATGGCTCTCTCGATCTCGCCATCAAACCATTTACACGCGGAAATCAAAACGATCCTAATTTCTCTATGATGGAATGGGATTCAAATCTAGCAGTCGGAAATATGGATCTTATATCTTCAACTAGCTGGGCTGCTGAATTACTTGCCATCATCACAGAAATGATTGCAAACGGACTTGTTCCGCAAGTTCGCCCAAAGATTGTTCACTCAATGCTACAAGATGTAGTAGAGAAAGTAGCGCCTAACGTTCTAAATGCAGTCGTAGGTTCTCTTCAAAATCCTGGAATCAGTTTGAATTTACCTTCTTACCTTCCTGCTCCTTTAGCAAACTTTCCATTGAAAGTAAAAATGAAATTGCAAAACGATACTCAAGTCAGAGTAAACGGGGCAAACAAGGGATTAGTCTCTTCTGTTGATTTAGGCATTGCTTATGGTGGTAGTGATCCTGCGTTAGGTTACAGAGCACAATCTAGAGAGCAAGGTATTGTATATTTCAAACCGATAGGTGCATTAGATAATACTTACCCGTTCTCGCAGATTTCGGCTAATCCCGGTATGCTGCTATCTCTTCATCCAGATTCCGTTACGCAAGCTGCTTATAGTATTTGGCGTGCAAGAGGAATTGACCTTAATATGGATGAGACATTCATTGATACAATCAATCAATATGCAGGAACAAGCGACTTATTCAAATTAACCAAAACCTTACTCGCTGCATCTCCTATCATTTCAATCCTAGCTCCAGGTCGCTCTACACTCATAGGATTGAGTGGAACACAAACTAGACTGCCACCTATTGGAGACAAAGATCCTATTACCTTTGCAATCGAGCCTATCCATGCACCTGTTATGAAACTCATTCCTCCAACTGGAACAGGAATTCCAAAGGTAAGAGCTAATCTAACAGATTTACAATTAACCATTGTAGGAAAAAGAACAACATCTACAGAATTTCCTTGCACTACGGGACCAATTAGCGGTAGAGATACTGGAACAAGTTGCTTCTATACTATCAGCACGGTTCGTGTCAGCATTGACGCAGTTGCTAGCTTTGGATTTAAAACCTTCTCCAACCCAACAGCAAATCCATCTTTCAATAATCTAAATGCGATATTTGTAGAAATTGATCCTAACACAAACTTCTACTACACACTCGATGTTAGAGAGGGTAACAGCGTTAATCCGTATGGACTTGATCCAGAAGCGATTAGAAGTGTTGTAGATCCATTGGTCAAATCGCTTGTAGTTCCTTTAGTCAACAATATTCTAAAAGAAATACCTTTACCTGCTAAACTAGATTTCCCTGCTCTCGTCGATAAAAATGCCGGAACAAGTGGAGGAACTGCTTGTAAAATGAACGTTCAGACTACAGCAATTAATCTGACAACGACTCCTGCACCGTCTACTGAGCAATATATATTAAACCGAGTGCAACCTCTAGGAGCTTTCGCTACTAATCCCGGTAGCTTGTTAGAGTGCCCATAA
- a CDS encoding Ig-like domain-containing protein produces MKKIFLIMLVFPFILLNCLKAKRSPFDVSKPSPSMIGTITAILGRITISSTSNSPTTTATAPTSTSLLPSVTSTSPADTATGITANTPVIITFSMAMDKTSITTNSDDTTCSGTVQISFDNFATCVKMRSSISTTDNKTFTLSANPSMGTFATHKIKVTTNAKSDTSVKLATDYSHATGFTTSTPCTVYDAATCPIPFSTAISLNVALSSGAQIIPIESGAAKGKILIVMGANAPTSMNIFNPDTGVITAGPTLTGSVNITESSAYFFINSGIHSGKVLIIHGNGTTSSIYDPTANSMISGPNLTAAPAQTVNTFPITSGVHFGKVMVILAGSTALTNLYDPNSNTFSAGPNVIPATPNPGQGSHNMTISSGTNTGKTIVFYGGTNTNTSIYDPSSNTFSAGPNLTPSITAGAQSFLLNSGPQSGNILTVNGNGSNTSIINSSALNASAGSSLIGNPINYQGTHGLMIASGTNSGKLWIISGNNNTYPYSTSSLYDQTTNTFSSGPNMISVCAEASKTVFIESGIYGGKYITFYGARSFTSLYDPIKNAIEPSSILPSAAGGGINKVLLTSGSNSGKMLVINGGNNTSSLFDFTSGTFSPGPNLTGVMGRSPGIFTISGGSQDGKTFVVHGGGIATTSIYDPVANSFSAGPALSANANQITSECIFKIPSGPQVGKYLIILSGVSQNTSLYDPSNNTIAAGPATGALIGLGATCFPIISGTHSGKFLVVQGFAGTGTRMYDPATNTFGAGPALTMNTTNGTFSMPITNGANNGKALIIIGTGTATNLYDSTTHTFSVGPNLSGSASNISPSSHLLLMNGTNKDKYLVMHDTTSSIYDPNTNTISAGLAIPNGGSLAFNITSGLFNQGVLLITGSGNLTNVVYP; encoded by the coding sequence ATGAAAAAGATTTTTCTTATAATGTTGGTATTTCCATTTATTTTATTAAACTGCTTAAAAGCAAAACGCTCTCCCTTTGATGTAAGTAAGCCTAGTCCGAGCATGATCGGAACAATTACGGCAATTTTAGGAAGAATCACAATATCATCCACATCAAATTCTCCGACAACAACAGCAACAGCTCCTACATCCACATCCTTACTCCCATCCGTAACTTCAACGTCTCCAGCAGATACAGCAACGGGGATAACGGCAAATACCCCCGTCATAATTACCTTCAGTATGGCAATGGATAAAACCTCAATCACGACGAACTCTGACGACACCACTTGCTCTGGCACAGTGCAAATTTCTTTTGATAATTTCGCTACTTGCGTAAAAATGCGCTCCAGTATTTCCACAACGGATAACAAGACGTTTACCCTATCGGCAAATCCGTCCATGGGAACATTTGCAACTCATAAAATCAAAGTCACTACAAACGCAAAGAGTGATACAAGTGTAAAACTTGCCACCGACTATTCTCATGCAACTGGATTTACTACATCCACTCCTTGCACAGTTTACGATGCGGCTACTTGTCCTATACCGTTTAGCACTGCGATAAGCTTAAATGTTGCTTTAAGCAGCGGTGCACAAATTATTCCTATAGAAAGTGGTGCGGCTAAAGGCAAAATTCTGATTGTCATGGGAGCAAATGCACCAACTTCAATGAACATCTTCAATCCAGATACGGGGGTAATAACAGCCGGACCGACATTAACTGGTTCAGTTAATATTACAGAATCTTCGGCATACTTTTTTATAAATTCAGGTATTCATAGTGGAAAGGTTTTAATAATTCATGGTAACGGCACAACATCTTCTATTTATGATCCGACTGCTAATTCAATGATTTCTGGACCTAATTTAACGGCAGCACCTGCACAGACCGTAAATACATTTCCTATTACATCGGGCGTTCATTTTGGGAAAGTAATGGTTATCTTGGCAGGCAGCACCGCATTGACAAATCTTTATGACCCAAATTCGAATACTTTTTCAGCGGGACCGAACGTCATTCCTGCGACACCGAATCCAGGACAAGGATCACATAATATGACTATTTCATCTGGGACAAATACTGGTAAAACGATCGTTTTTTACGGTGGAACAAACACAAATACGTCAATCTACGACCCATCTTCCAATACATTTTCAGCGGGACCGAACCTGACCCCAAGTATTACAGCTGGTGCACAAAGCTTTCTTCTAAATTCTGGTCCCCAATCCGGAAATATACTCACAGTAAACGGTAACGGTTCAAATACTTCTATCATTAACTCTAGTGCCTTAAATGCTTCAGCAGGTTCAAGTCTAATCGGCAATCCAATAAACTATCAAGGCACTCACGGTTTAATGATTGCTTCAGGAACAAACAGCGGTAAATTATGGATAATCAGCGGAAACAATAATACTTATCCTTATTCAACAAGTTCACTTTACGATCAGACGACAAACACATTTTCTTCGGGTCCTAACATGATTTCAGTTTGCGCGGAAGCATCTAAAACTGTATTTATCGAATCTGGAATCTATGGTGGCAAGTATATCACGTTCTACGGTGCTAGATCATTCACAAGCCTCTATGATCCAATAAAAAATGCAATTGAACCTAGCAGCATATTGCCATCAGCCGCAGGAGGTGGAATTAATAAAGTTTTACTCACATCAGGAAGCAATTCAGGAAAGATGCTTGTTATCAACGGCGGAAATAATACAAGTTCTCTCTTTGACTTTACAAGCGGAACATTCTCACCCGGTCCGAACCTTACGGGGGTAATGGGAAGAAGCCCCGGAATCTTTACTATTTCTGGTGGAAGCCAAGACGGAAAGACTTTCGTCGTTCATGGGGGTGGGATAGCAACAACTTCCATCTATGATCCAGTAGCAAATAGTTTTAGTGCAGGTCCTGCTCTTTCTGCTAATGCCAATCAGATTACTTCTGAATGTATCTTCAAAATTCCAAGCGGTCCGCAGGTAGGAAAGTATTTGATTATACTAAGTGGTGTAAGCCAAAATACGTCTCTCTATGATCCCTCTAATAACACCATCGCTGCCGGTCCTGCCACGGGAGCATTGATCGGTCTTGGGGCAACTTGCTTTCCGATTATTTCCGGAACTCATTCTGGTAAGTTTCTAGTAGTCCAAGGCTTCGCTGGAACAGGAACTCGCATGTATGATCCGGCAACGAATACCTTTGGAGCTGGTCCAGCTTTGACCATGAATACAACAAACGGGACATTCTCCATGCCAATTACAAATGGGGCTAATAACGGTAAAGCTTTGATTATTATAGGAACAGGAACAGCAACGAATCTATATGATTCAACAACACATACATTTTCAGTTGGACCAAATCTAAGTGGAAGCGCAAGTAATATTTCACCCAGCTCTCATCTATTGCTTATGAATGGAACAAACAAAGATAAGTATCTAGTAATGCATGATACAACCAGTTCCATCTATGACCCGAATACAAATACAATCAGTGCTGGGCTTGCTATTCCTAATGGTGGTAGTTTAGCTTTCAATATCACATCCGGACTATTCAACCAAGGCGTTCTTCTAATAACTGGAAGCGGAAACTTGACTAACGTGGTGTATCCTTAA
- a CDS encoding helix-turn-helix domain-containing protein: MIAELERVQSNWKEVKDFLSVPHSQKEYKKAVSLLDMVIDEVGNKQNHPLAPLLEVLGSLVESYEEENFKPIDAEPIEVLKFLMQEHKLSQKDMTQLGSQGVVSEILSGKRELNVRQIKELSKRFGVSPAVFI; the protein is encoded by the coding sequence ATGATTGCAGAATTAGAAAGAGTTCAGTCCAATTGGAAGGAAGTAAAAGATTTTTTATCCGTTCCTCATTCCCAAAAGGAATACAAAAAAGCAGTTTCTTTATTAGATATGGTTATTGATGAAGTAGGGAATAAGCAAAATCATCCGCTCGCACCACTTCTTGAAGTTCTTGGAAGTCTAGTCGAATCCTACGAAGAAGAAAACTTCAAACCAATAGACGCAGAGCCTATCGAAGTTTTGAAATTCCTAATGCAAGAACACAAACTTTCTCAAAAAGACATGACACAATTAGGAAGCCAAGGAGTAGTCTCCGAAATTCTAAGCGGCAAACGGGAATTAAACGTTCGCCAAATAAAAGAACTCAGCAAACGATTTGGTGTTTCTCCTGCGGTGTTTATTTAA
- a CDS encoding type II toxin-antitoxin system HigB family toxin: MHIISWKKLSDFIEDYPSSESSLRSWHKIIRESDFSNFNELKMTFRTIDQVGNLTVFNTNGNHFRLIAAIHYNRQKIYVRDILTHTEYDKNKWKEK; encoded by the coding sequence ATGCATATTATTAGCTGGAAGAAACTTTCTGATTTCATAGAAGACTATCCAAGTTCAGAAAGCTCTTTACGAAGCTGGCATAAGATTATTCGAGAATCGGATTTTTCTAACTTTAATGAGCTAAAGATGACTTTTCGAACAATCGATCAAGTTGGCAATCTTACTGTTTTTAATACAAATGGAAATCATTTTAGGCTAATAGCTGCGATTCATTACAATCGGCAGAAAATTTATGTTAGAGATATTCTAACTCATACAGAATATGACAAAAACAAATGGAAGGAGAAATAA